TCGAACGGCTCATCCCGGACGGCGAGATCATCTGGGCGCCCGCCATCGACGGCGCGTTCGTGCTCACCACCCGCGGCGGCGACTACGACCTGCGGCTCGGACAGGACCTCTCGATCGGCTACCTGTCCCACGACGCCGAGTCGGTGCAGCTGTACTTCCAGCAGAGCCTCACCTTCCTGGTGTACACGGCCGAGGCCGCGGTCGCGCTCGAATCCTGAGCCGCGCGCCCGGGCCACAGCGGGGCGGTAGCGTGTGCCGCAGCACAGCCGGACACAGGTGAGGTGAACGATGACGACGGTGCGCGCGGGCGTGGTGCCCGCCCAGCGGGCGGCGCTCTACAGCGCGCTCAGCATCCTGGTGACCGCCGGACTGTGTGCGGCGGTGGTCGCGCTGTTCGGCGTCAACCGCGTGTTCACCGGGCTGCTTGCCGGTGCGATCGCCGGCATCGCGGTGGCCGTCGCGCTGTTCACCCGGGACGCCGTCGTGCTCACCGAGCGCGCGATCTACCGGCGTACGCCGTGGACGCGGTCGAGCATCGACTGGGATCGGGTGGTCGCTGGGCGCTTCGCGCTCGACGACCGGGCCCGGTGGTCGCTCGCGCTCGATCTGACCGATGGCGCGGAACGCCACGGCGAATTGGTGCTGCTGGCCATCCCGCCGGTGCTCGGCCCGGTGTCCGGCGCCTACGACCTGCGTAAACGAGAGCAGGTCAACGAGATTCGTGCCCTGCTACGCAGCAAGCGGGTGCCGATCACCATCCTGCCGGAGATCGCCGGCGCATTGCAGCAGCACTGGCGGATAGCGCCCCCGACGCACTGAGCTGCTCCCCAGTCCGCACCGCGCCGGTTCTCACTGCGCCTGTTCGAGCACCTGCGCCGCGGCGGCACGCAGCGCGACCAGGTCGCCGGGCCAGCCGAGCACCCGCAGCGCGGCCTCCGGAATCGTTCGTTCCGCCTCGGCGGGTGCCTTGCCCTCGTCCGATCGAATATTGATCACCGTCTCCACCAGCCGGAACGGGAGGGCCGCCGCACCGACGACGCCGACGCCAGCACCCGCGGCCAGCACCGCCGCGGCCGAACTCTCGTAGTGGCCGCGTAGTTCGTCGCGCCGCAGCCGGAACGCGGCGAACCGTGCGGTGCGCAGTTCCGGAAGCAGGTACAGCGCACCGAGATTCCAGCGGGACGCGCAGAGTTGCCGGACGTCGAACCAGGCGAGGGCGTACAGGCGGGCCGCAGGCGAGGCCGACACGTTCCCCAGTCGCTCGGCGAGTTCCAATGGGGCAGCTATGGTTTCGGCAAGCAGCGCATCGAGGATGTCATCCTTGGCGGCGAAATGGTGATACAGCGATGCCTGACGGATCCCGACCGCGTCGGCGACCACACGGGTGGAGGTGTTCGCGTAGCCATTGGTAGTGAAGAGTTCCCCGGCGGCATCCAGGATCTCGGCGCGCGGCGTCTGGCCGCGACGGCGTCGCTGCTCCACCCGAGGACGGCCGGGGCCGAGGTTTGCCACACGTCCATTCTGGCAGGTCGTCACAGGTCGATCCGCCGCGGTACACCGCGGGACAGGCAGCGGAGAGGTTTCTGTCATTCGATAGAAACCTCGGCAACGCAGTTGTTACGGGGGTTGCCGCAAGAGATACATGCGGGTCACCGGAAAAGCGATCGCCACCGCAAAACTGTCATCTGATAGGTATTGGCCGCTCGCCGAAGGACCCTCATGGCCACAACGTTCGCTCCCCCGCCGCCGCCCGACACCAGCCGCGACGGCGCCGACCTCGCCAGGTTCGGCTACCAACCCGTACTGCACCGCAAGCTGGGCCGCTATGCCTCGTTCGCGGCAGGCTTCTCGTTCGTCTCCATCCTCACCACGATCTTCCAGTTCTTCGGCTTCGGCTATTCGTTCGGCGGCGCCGCCTTCTTCTGGACCTGGCCGCTGGTCTTCGCCGGACAGTTCCTCGTCGCGTTGAACTTCGCCGAACTCGCTGCGCGCTATCCCATTTCGGGCTGTATCTACCAGTGGTCGCGCCGCCTCGGCGGCGAACTCGTCGGCTGGTTCGCCGGCTGGATGATGGTCATCGCGCAGATCGTGACCGCCGCCGCGGCCGCCATCGCGTTGCAGGTGGTGCTGCCGACGATCTGGCCCGGATTCCAGATCATCGGCACCGAAACAGCGCTCACCTCGTCTTCCGGCGCGACCAACGCCGTGCTGCTCGGCAGTATCCTGCTGGTGGCCACGACCACGATCAACGTGCTCGGCATCGATCTCATGTCGCGGATCAACTCGATCGGCGTCACCGTCGAGATCGTCGGCGTGCTCGCGATCATCGGGCTCTTCTTCACCCACACCGAGCGCGGGCCGGGCGTCGTGCTCGACACCGCTCAGGCGGTGCCCGGTTCCTACCTGGCCGCCTTCTTGGTCTCCGGCCTGATGGCCGCGTACGTGATGGTCGGCTTCGATTCCGCCGGTGAGCTTTCCGAGGAGACGAAGAATCCGCGCCGGGTGGCGCCGCGCACCATCCTGACCGCGCTCGCGGTCTCCGCGCTCGGCGGCGGGCTGCTGCTGATCGGCGCGTTGATGGCCGCGCCGAGTCTGTCCGACGGTTCGCTGGCCACCGAGGGGCTGGCCTACGTGCTGACCTCGAAGTTGGACAGCCCGGCGGGCAAAGTGCTGCTCGGCTGTGTCGCGGTGGCGATCACCGTGTGCACGTTGGCAATTCAGACCGCCGGATCGCGGCTGATGTTCTCGATGGCCCGCGACGGTAAGCTGCCGTTCGCCGCGCGGGTCGCCGCGGTGCATCCCCGCTTCGGCACTCCGGTGCTGCCCGCCGTGATCATCGGCGTGCTCGGGATCGCGCTGCTGGTGCTGAATCTCGGCAACGCCGCGATCTTCGCGACCTTGGCCAGCGTCTGCATCGTCACGCTCTACCTGGCGTACCTGCTGGTCACGGTGCCGCTGCTGGTGCGCCGGTTCCGGGGCATGCCCGCCGACGAACCCACCGAGCAGCGGCTGTTCAGCCTGGGCCGCTTCGGGATTCCGGTGAACGTGCTCGCGGTGCTGTGGGGCGTCGCGATGGCGGTGAATCTGGCCTGGCCCCGCGCCGAGGTCTATACGCCGAACGGCGGCAGCTGGTGGATGCGCTGGGCCGCACCGCTGTTCGTGCTGGCGGTGATCGCCGTCGGCGTGATCGTGCACCGACTGGTCACCGGCGCGCTCGGGCCCGCCGAGAACCGGCAAACCGCAACACCTTCCGCATGAGTCCCCGGCGCGGTGGCGGTGCTTGCCACCACCGCGCCGACGGACACCGGTACGACCGCACCCATCGAAGGGAGCACCATGACGAACACCGCATCGACCTCCGGCGCCAGAGCGCACGCACGCGCACAAGCCGCCGCGGCGACCCTCGCCGAACCGGAGCTGCCCAGCGGCATCGATCCGGCGAGAATCACCTTCGCCCAGCGTGTTCCGCCGCAGGGCTACGCAGGCCTCGTGCTCGGCCGGGGCATCCGGGTCCGGCTGTCCGACCCGGCCGGCGCCGCGTGCGCACACCTGCTGCTCCTGCGCGCCGACGCGCCGTGGGAGCGGCTGAACGTCGCCGACACCGTCAAGGTGCCGTGGCAGGCCTATCTCGGCGACGGGCATCCGCTCCTGTCCGACCAGGGACGCATCCTCGCCACGGTGCTCGCCGATACGTCGGGCCGGCACGACGCCCTGTGCGGCCCGACCGCCGAGGCACGGCAGCTGTTGCGCCTGGCCGGCGCCAAACACGGTCTGGCGCCACGTGATATCGGCCCGACGGTGTCGTTCTTCCGCGGCGTCCGGGTGGCCGCCGACGGCGCACTGACCGCCACCGGCAGCGCCGCCCCCGGTTCCTCGGTCGAGTTGCTGCTGCACCTGCCGGTGACGCTGCTCGTCGCCAACGCCACCCACCCGCTCGACGACCGCGCGGCCACGGACCTCGATGTCGTGGCCTGGACGGCGCCCGAGGAGCTCGCCGTAGCGCACAGCTCCGACCCGGAATACCAACGGGCCGTGCAGAACACCGAACAGGCCTGGACAGCCGCGCGCACACCGGAGGTAGCGCAATGAACACCACCCCGTCCCGTAGCACGGTGCTCGATGAGCTCGTGCCCGCGCGGTCGTCCTGGTCCGCGGTAGTGGCCGCGGGCGACCACCTGGAGATCATCGACCTGCACGGCAACCAGGCCGTCGACTGTCTGCTGTACTCGGCTGCCGATCACAGCGACCGCTACAGCGCACAGGCCACCGTCGCCGCGCAACGCAACATCTTCCTCACCACCGGCAGCGTGCTGCGCACCGACGTGGGTACCGCGCTGATGACGGTCGTCGCCGACGAGGTCGGCAACCACGACACCATCGCGGGCGCCTGCTCGCAGGAGTCGAACACGCTTCGCTACGGACACCACACCCGGCACCAGCACGCGTGCGTGGAGAACTTTCTCACCGCGGCGCTGTCCTGGGGTCTGAGCAAGCGCGACCTGGTGTCGAACATCAACTGGTTCATGAACGTTCCGGTGGAAGCCGACGGCACACTCGGCATCGTCGACGGCTTGTCCGCGCCAGGAAAGAAGGTCACGCTGCGCGCGGAGATCGACACCCTGGTCCTGGTCTCCAACTGCCCCCAGATCAACAACCCGTGCAACGGTTTCGACCCGACGCCGGTGCGCATGGTGGTGACCCGATGAGTGCCGCGGCCGCACCCGCTCTCGCGTGCGGCGGCGGCGAGACGGTCACCGCTTCCGTCGCACCGGCCCGGTCGGCCATCGAAGTGTTGCGGCCGGGAATGCTTACGACAGTGCAGGATTGGCCGGGCCGGGTGGGCTACTGGCATATCGGCGTTCCGCCGTCCGGCCCGATGGACGACCTGTCGTTCCGGCTCGGCAATCGAATCCTCGGCAACGCCGAGGGCGCGCCCGGCCTGGAATGCACGCTCGGTGGCCCCGCGCTACGGTGCACGACCCCCACATGGGTATGCGTCACCGGGGCGCCGGCCGACGTGACGGTGGACGGGGTGCCCATCGAACAGTGGCGGACCGTGCGGGTCCCGGCCAGTGGCGTCCTCGACGTCGGTGCGGTTCGGGGCCCGGGCATGCGCACCTACATCCTGCTGGGCGGCGGTATCGAAGTGCCCGAATATCTGGGTAGCGCAGCTACTTTCA
This genomic stretch from Nocardia brasiliensis ATCC 700358 harbors:
- a CDS encoding DUF1989 domain-containing protein: MTNTASTSGARAHARAQAAAATLAEPELPSGIDPARITFAQRVPPQGYAGLVLGRGIRVRLSDPAGAACAHLLLLRADAPWERLNVADTVKVPWQAYLGDGHPLLSDQGRILATVLADTSGRHDALCGPTAEARQLLRLAGAKHGLAPRDIGPTVSFFRGVRVAADGALTATGSAAPGSSVELLLHLPVTLLVANATHPLDDRAATDLDVVAWTAPEELAVAHSSDPEYQRAVQNTEQAWTAARTPEVAQ
- a CDS encoding amino acid permease, translated to MATTFAPPPPPDTSRDGADLARFGYQPVLHRKLGRYASFAAGFSFVSILTTIFQFFGFGYSFGGAAFFWTWPLVFAGQFLVALNFAELAARYPISGCIYQWSRRLGGELVGWFAGWMMVIAQIVTAAAAAIALQVVLPTIWPGFQIIGTETALTSSSGATNAVLLGSILLVATTTINVLGIDLMSRINSIGVTVEIVGVLAIIGLFFTHTERGPGVVLDTAQAVPGSYLAAFLVSGLMAAYVMVGFDSAGELSEETKNPRRVAPRTILTALAVSALGGGLLLIGALMAAPSLSDGSLATEGLAYVLTSKLDSPAGKVLLGCVAVAITVCTLAIQTAGSRLMFSMARDGKLPFAARVAAVHPRFGTPVLPAVIIGVLGIALLVLNLGNAAIFATLASVCIVTLYLAYLLVTVPLLVRRFRGMPADEPTEQRLFSLGRFGIPVNVLAVLWGVAMAVNLAWPRAEVYTPNGGSWWMRWAAPLFVLAVIAVGVIVHRLVTGALGPAENRQTATPSA
- a CDS encoding urea amidolyase associated protein UAAP2, with the translated sequence MNTTPSRSTVLDELVPARSSWSAVVAAGDHLEIIDLHGNQAVDCLLYSAADHSDRYSAQATVAAQRNIFLTTGSVLRTDVGTALMTVVADEVGNHDTIAGACSQESNTLRYGHHTRHQHACVENFLTAALSWGLSKRDLVSNINWFMNVPVEADGTLGIVDGLSAPGKKVTLRAEIDTLVLVSNCPQINNPCNGFDPTPVRMVVTR
- a CDS encoding TetR/AcrR family transcriptional regulator, whose translation is MANLGPGRPRVEQRRRRGQTPRAEILDAAGELFTTNGYANTSTRVVADAVGIRQASLYHHFAAKDDILDALLAETIAAPLELAERLGNVSASPAARLYALAWFDVRQLCASRWNLGALYLLPELRTARFAAFRLRRDELRGHYESSAAAVLAAGAGVGVVGAAALPFRLVETVINIRSDEGKAPAEAERTIPEAALRVLGWPGDLVALRAAAAQVLEQAQ